A genomic stretch from Juglans microcarpa x Juglans regia isolate MS1-56 chromosome 3S, Jm3101_v1.0, whole genome shotgun sequence includes:
- the LOC121258872 gene encoding mitogen-activated protein kinase kinase kinase 1, whose product MHHLPRFFSHRKGSGTMDRRKNPRRPRLERRNAAKHIEYDAGSSSSSLEDSTSSSSLHTRSLDLSNRTSFRVEGTDGEFDLICKSLGLSPEDFAIPAEAWEALKIRSSSDVLPRSRPLELDSTKREEVKNTEEIVAAADLRVRDTVGANIGDIAELNRADPAESSGCCVSGNCASGGGGNGIKGIRPPPVLKRPPAMKLPEIDHGRSTWELLKDFAPEAERGGWETFRGSSSSSSDEEVEEGKEEEEKGEEQGVVLVREKGEVEDDVAPLSESCSFTTSNCDDSSSSTTERMSNISPNGRVRPTITSWEKGVLLGRGSFGSVYEGISEDGILLAVKEVSLLDQGSQGNESVSQLEQEIALLSQFEHENIVQYYGTAKDESKLYIFLELVKGSLLRLYESYSLRDSQVSPYTRQILHGLKYLHDRNVVHRDIKCANILVDASGSVKLADFGLAKATKFNDLLSCKGTPFWMAPEVVNRRNQGYGLPADIWSLGCTVLEMLTRRIPYSDWEPMAALFKIGKGEPPPVPDSLSTDARHFILQCLQAKPDRRPTAAQLLDHPFVKRPLPTSSAGST is encoded by the exons ATGCATCACCTACCAAGATTTTTCAGTCATAGGAAGGGATCTGGAACCATGGATCGGAGGAAGAATCCGAGGAGACCGAGGCTCGAGCGTCGTAATGCGGCGAAGCACATAGAGTACGACGCAGGCTCCTCGTCGTCCTCCCTCGAGGACTCTACGTCGTCTTCTTCTCTCCACACTCGATCCCTTGATCTCTCGAACCGTACGAGCTTCAGAGTGGAAGGAACCGACGGCGAATTCGATTTGATATGCAAGAGTTTGGGGTTATCCCCCGAAGACTTTGCCATACCCGCGGAGGCGTGGGAGGCGCTGAAGATCCGATCGTCTTCGGATGTTCTACCTAGGTCGAGACCGCTCGAGTTGGATAGTACGAAAAGAGAGGAAGTGAAAAACACGGAGGAAATTGTAGCTGCAGCTGACTTGCGTGTGAGAGATACAGTTGGTGCTAATATTGGGGATATTGCAGAGTTGAATCGGGCTGATCCCGCCGAGTCAAGTGGTTGTTGTGTAAGTGGTAATTGTGCCAGTGGTGGTGGAGGAAATGGCATTAAAGGGATTCGGCCGCCGCCGGTGCTCAAGCGGCCACCCGCGATGAAGCTTCCGGAAATCGATCATGGGCGGTCTACTTGGGAACTTTTGAAGGACTTTGCGCCGGAGGCCGAGAGAGGCGGTTGGGAAACTTTCCGTGGTAGTTCTAGCTCTTCTTCCGATGAAGAAGTAGAGGAgggtaaagaagaagaagaaaaaggagaagagcAAGGAGTTGTGCTGGTAAGGGAAAAGGGAGAGGTGGAGGACGACGTAGCTCCGCTCTCGGAGTCGTGTTCGTTTACCACGTCGAATTGTGACGATTCGTCTAGCAGTACCACGGAGCGTATGTCGAATATTTCTCCTAACGGGAGAGTTCGGCCTACTATCACGTCTTGGGAAAAGGGTGTGCTTCTGGGACGCGGGTCGTTCGGATCAGTGTATGAAGGAATCTCTGA AGATGGAATCTTACTTGCTGTGAAGGAAGTTTCACTGCTTGATCAAGGAAGCCAGGGAAATGAAAGCGTTTCTCAACTTGAGCAG GAGATTGCTCTTTTAAGCCAATTCGAACATGAGAACATAGTTCAATATTATGGCACAGCTAAG GACGAATCAAAACTATATATCTTTCTAGAGCTTGTAAAAGGCTCCCTTTTAAGGCTCTATGAGAGTTACTCTCTTCGAGATTCCCAAGTCTCCCCATATACAAGACAGATTCTGCATGGTTTGAAGTATCTTCATGATAGAAATGTCGTTCACAG GGATATCAAATGTGCTAATATATTAGTGGATGCTAGTGGATCTGTGAAGCTTGCAGATTTTGGATTGGCAAAG gCTACCAAGTTCAATGATCTTTTATCTTGCAAGGGAACTCCATTCTGGATGGCCCCCGAG GTGGTTAATAGAAGGAACCAAGGGTATGGCCTTCCAGCTGATATTTGGAGCCTTGGATGCACTGTATTGGAGATGCTAACACGTCGGATTCCGTACTCGGATTGGGAACCT ATGGCAGCATTGTTTAAAATTGGAAAGGGTGAACCACCTCCTGTTCCTGATTCTCTTTCAACAGATGCACGGCATTTTATCCTGCAGTGCCTTCAAGCTAAGCCAGATCGTCGTCCTACTGCTGCTCAGCTCTTAGACCATCCATTTGTAAAGAGGCCACTTCCCACTTCCTCAGCAGGTTCGACATAA
- the LOC121257884 gene encoding uncharacterized protein LOC121257884 translates to MASPLSTRSHSGMNQRFSLLNPNAQSFWPEQKVIFPTIIGSFSHPPPLPLLPSPFQSWQPVVSRFYDLSTYGYPLELAGPYGSYGSVLYDTCSQPQPVYEVSDSVGCFGNDCEVETVAEKLRGLVLHETAFGCGAKMDKRPRGRLLRPRFSRGKPTVSLRGKLWMPKKGLKNSDMCASDGNSVRGVGVSRSASKDMDDQFKRGASYKKSGGLGRIIPFPGMVEEVVSTDRTTVMIKNIPNQFKRDDLIAILDKHCEDENIKSESRTCKSAYDFVYLPMDFMKSWYQRKISNLGYAFVNFTNAVAAFKFFNSFHKHVWMVPENSKTCEVTLAELQGKEALINSFKNRLFWCDRHSFLPVVLDPPRDGSNDSVATTVGVLVARVPPRRLRKCS, encoded by the exons ATGGCCTCCCCTTTGTCTACTAGGAGCCATAGCGGCATGAACCAACGGTTCAGTCTCTTGAACCCGAACGCCCAGTCCTTCTGGCCTGAACAGAAGGTAATATTCCCCACAATCATAGGCAGCTTCTCCCACCCTCCACCGCTTCCGCTCCTGCCATCTCCGTTTCAGTCGTGGCAACCGGTAGTTTCCAGATTCTACGACCTTTCCACTTATGGGTATCCTTTAGAATTAGCCGGCCCTTATGGATCGTACGGATCAGTACTCTACGATACTTGCTCACAGCCTCAGCCTGTTTATGAGGTTTCAGATtctgttggctgtttcgggaACGATTGTGAGGTTGAAACGGTGgcggagaagttgaggggtctcGTGTTGCATGAAACAGCTTTTGGTtgtggggcgaagatggataaAAGACCAAGGGGGCGGCTGCTTAGACCGAGATTTTCACGTGGAAAGCCCACTGTGAGTCTCAGAGGGAAATTATGGATGCCCAAGAAGGGGCTAAAAAACTCCGACATGTGCGCGTCCGATGGTAACAGTGTTCGCGGTGTTGGTGTGTCGAGATCGGCAAGCAAGGACATGGACGACCAATTTAAGAGGGGTGCTTCGTATAAGAAGAGCGGTGGTCTTGGTCGCATTATTCCCTTCCCTGGCATGGTGGAAGAAGTCGTAAGCACTGACAGAACCACTGTCATGATCAAGAACATCCCCAACCAGTTTAA AAGGGATGACCTGATTGCTATACTAGACAAGCATTGTGAGGATGAGAACATTAAATCAGAGTCGCGTACGTGCAAGTCCGCGTACGATTTTGTCTACTTGCCGATGGATTTCAT GAAATCTTGGTATCAGCGTAAGATTTCGAATTTGGGGTACGCTTTTGTGAATTTCACAAACGCTGTTGCTGCGTTCAAATTCTTCAACTCCTTCCACAAACATGTATGGATGGTACCGGAGAACAGCAAAACTTGTGAAGTTACTCTTGCTGAGCTTCAG GGGAAAGAAGCCCTAATAAACAGTTTCAAGAACCGACTTTTCTGGTGTGACCGTCATTCGTTCCTGCCTGTGGTTTTAGACCCTCCGAGGGACGGTTCGAACGACAGCGTGGCTACTACCGTTGGCGTGCTGGTAGCACGCGTACCCCCGAGACGCCTCAGGAAGTGTTCCTGA
- the LOC121258506 gene encoding probable calcium-binding protein CML29, which yields MSLNIKTQALAAPSLKLFQSMAQSRPARVETETLSHVLSLAEAFRAFDTDNDGSITAPELGGIMGSLGYNPSEQEISEMMLEGDTNKDGLLSIEEFLELNTKNLELDSWGNLLLRSFQAFDDDRNEVLTGEELFGVMSNLQLEGTLSLQDCQAIVASMDVDGDGAVSFEDFKLIVNSLL from the coding sequence ATGAGCTTGAATATAAAGACACAAGCTCTAGCTGCACCATCTCTAAAGCTCTTCCAATCCATGGCTCAATCTCGCCCTGCGCGTGTTGAAACAGAGACACTCAGCCATGTCTTAAGTCTTGCGGAGGCATTCAGAGCTTTCGACACGGACAATGATGGGTCAATAACGGCTCCTGAGCTCGGTGGCATCATGGGATCACTTGGGTACAATCCGAGTGAACAAGAGATAAGCGAAATGATGCTGGAGGGAGACACTAACAAGGATGGGTTGCTAAGCATAGAGGAGTTCTTGGAGCTTAACACGAAGAATTTGGAACTTGACTCTTGGGGAAATCTCCTTCTAAGGTCTTTCCAAGCTTTCGATGATGATCGGAATGAGGTTTTGACAGGAGAGGAGCTATTCGGGGTGATGTCAAATCTGCAGCTCGAAGGGACGTTGTCTCTGCAGGATTGCCAAGCTATTGTTGCTTCCATGGATGTAGACGGAGATGGAGCTGTTAGCTTCGAGGATTTCAAACTTATAGTCAATTCCCTCCTCTAG
- the LOC121258505 gene encoding nitrate reductase [NAD(P)H]-like: protein MGTSVDNRRFTPLQPTVNDVVLTFKSGLNNYRSVDSTVVTAEDSSSEDEDANDFRELVEKGNSELEQSTLDPQDAATADSWVERNPAMVRLTGKHPFNSEPPLTRLMHHGFITPVPLHYVRNHGTVPKARWDDWTIEVCGFVKRPGRFTMDELVTEFKSRKFPVTLVCAGNRRKEQNMVKKTIGFNWGAAGISTSVWRGVLLRHVLKRCGILSRKRGALNVCFEGVEELPGGGGSNYGTSIKYEIAMDPSRDIMLAYMQNGAHLTPDHGFPVRMIVPGFIGGRMVKWLKRIIVTTRESDSYYHFNDNRVLPSHVDAELANAEAWWYKPEYIINELNINSVMTTPCHEEILPINSWTTQRPYTLRGYAYSGGGRKVTRVEVTTDGGETWWVCALDHQEKPNKYGKYWCWCFWSLEVEVLDLLGTKEIAVRAWDEALNTQPEKLIWNVMGMMNNCWFRVKTNVCKPHKGEIGIVFEHPTLPGNQSGGWMAKEKHLEKSSEANPSLKKSVSSPFMNTSSNLYPMSEVKKHSSADSAWIIVHGHIYDCTRFLNDHPGGTDSILINAGTDCTEEFDAIHSDKAKKLLEEYRIGELITTGYAYDSNTSSPNSSVHGASNTSHLAPIKETAPLRSVALVPREKIQCKLVDKRSISHDVRLFRFGLPSDDQVLGLPVGKHIFLCATIDEKLCMRAYTPASTVDVVGYFDLVVKIYFKNVHPKFPNGGLMSQYLDALPLGSVLDVKGPLGHIEYTGRGNFLVHGKHKSAKKLAMVAGGTGITPIYQVVQAILKDPQDETEMYVVYANRTEDDILLREELDAWSEKYDRLKVWYVVQESIKEGWQYSVGFITESILREHIPEGTEDTLALACGPPPMIQFAVQPNLEKMNYDIKNSLLLF, encoded by the exons atgGGAACCTCCGTAGACAACCGCCGGTTTACACCTCTCCAACCCACCGTTAACGACGTTGTTCTTACCTTCAAATCGGGTCTCAACAACTACCGGTCTGTCGACTCGACTGTCGTGACGGCAGAAGACTCTTCGAGCGAGGATGAAGATGCGAACGATTTCAGAGAATTGGTAGAGAAAGGTAACAGCGAATTGGAGCAGTCGACCTTGGACCCACAAGACGCGGCGACGGCCGATAGTTGGGTGGAGCGCAACCCCGCCATGGTCCGGCTCACCGGGAAGCACCCCTTCAACTCGGAACCGCCACTGACCAGGCTTATGCACCACGGGTTCATCACCCCGGTGCCACTCCACTACGTGCGCAACCACGGGACGGTGCCCAAGGCCAGGTGGGACGACTGGACCATCGAGGTCTGCGGATTCGTCAAGCGACCTGGCCGGTTCACCATGGACGAACTCGTCACTGAGTTCAAGAGCCGGAAATTCCCGGTCACGCTGGTCTGCGCTGGAAACAGACGGAAAGAGCAGAACATGGTGAAGAAGACCATCGGTTTCAACTGGGGCGCCGCAGGGATCTCCACTTCGGTGTGGCGAGGTGTACTTTTACGCCATGTGCTCAAGCGGTGTGGGATCTTGAGCCGCAAACGCGGGGCACTCAATGTGTGCTTCGAAGGGGTTGAGGAATTGCCAGGTGGCGGTGGGTCCAACTACGGGACCAGTATCAAGTACGAGATCGCCATGGATCCGTCTCGGGACATCATGTTGGCGTACATGCAAAACGGTGCGCATTTGACGCCGGACCACGGATTCCCAGTGAGGATGATCGTTCCGGGATTCATAGGCGGGCGAATGGTGAAATGGCTGAAGCGGATTATTGTGACGACCCGAGAATCCGATAGTTACTACCATTTCAACGACAACAGAGTACTTCCTTCACACGTTGACGCAGAGCTAGCGAACGCCGAAG CTTGGTGGTATAAGCCTGAGTACATTATTAACGAGCTGAACATAAACTCTGTGATGACGACGCCATGCCACGAGGAGATCTTGCCGATAAACTCGTGGACAACGCAGAGGCCATACACTTTGAGGGGCTATGCATATTCCG GAGGTGGGAGAAAAGTGACTCGTGTCGAGGTCACTACAGACGGTGGAGAGACATGGTGGGTGTGCGCGTTGGACCACCAGGAGAAGCCGAACAAGTACGGCAAATATTGGTGCTGGTGCTTCTGGTCGTTGGAGGTGGAGGTGCTGGACCTGCTTGGAACCAAGGAGATTGCTGTTCGAGCCTGGGATGAGGCCCTTAACACTCAGCCCGAGAAGCTCATTTGGAATGTCATG GGAATGATGAACAACTGCTGGTTCCGGGTAAAAACAAATGTGTGCAAGCCACACAAGGGGGAGATTGGAATCGTGTTTGAGCACCCAACTCTTCCCGGAAACCAGTCCGGTGGATGGATGGCCAAAGAAAAGCACCTCGAGAAATCATCCGAAGCAAACCCATCCCTCAAGAAGAGTGTCTCATCACCCTTCATGAACACTTCCTCAAACTTGTACCCAATGTCTGAGGTAAAAAAGCACAGCTCGGCCGATTCAGCTTGGATCATTGTCCACGGCCACATCTATGATTGTACTCGGTTCCTCAATGATCACCCCGGTGGTACCGACAGCATTCTCATCAATGCCGGTACTGACTGTACCGAAGAGTTTGACGCAATTCATTCAGACAAGGCCAAGAAATTGCTCGAGGAGTATCGAATAGGCGAGCTGATCACGACGGGCTATGCTTACGACTCGAACACCTCTTCGCCCAACAGCTCAGTGCATGGCGCGTCGAACACATCCCACCTTGCTCCCATCAAAGAGACTGCGCCACTAAGAAGTGTGGCGCTCGTCCCGCGTGAGAAAATCCAATGCAAGCTCGTGGATAAAAGATCAATATCCCATGACGTACGGCTCTTCCGGTTTGGATTGCCATCCGATGACCAGGTATTGGGTTTACCGGTAGGGAAGCATATATTTTTGTGCGCAACCATAGACGAGAAGCTGTGCATGCGGGCTTACACTCCAGCGAGCACCGTCGATGTAGTCGGGTACTTTGATCTGGTGGTTAAGATTTACTTCAAAAACGTGCATCCAAAGTTCCCTAATGGAGGGCTCATGTCACAGTACCTAGACGCACTTCCTCTAGGTTCGGTTCTAGATGTGAAGGGTCCATTGGGTCACATAGAATATACTGGCCGCGGCAACTTTTTAGTACATGGAAAACATAAGTCTGCCAAGAAGCTAGCCATGGTAGCGGGTGGGACAGGGATCACACCCATATATCAAGTGGTTCAGGCGATTCTAAAGGACCCACAGGACGAGACAGAAATGTATGTGGTCTACGCGAACCGCACCGAAGATGATATCTTGCTTAGAGAAGAGCTTGATGCTTGGTCTGAGAAATATGACAGATTAAAGGTGTGGTACGTGGTCCAAGAATCTATAAAGGAAGGGTGGCAGTACAGTGTTGGATTTATCACGGAGAGTATTCTGCGTGAGCACATCCCAGAAGGAACAGAGGATACTTTGGCGTTGGCATGTGGGCCCCCGCCGATGATTCAGTTCGCCGTGCAGCCAAACTTGGAGAAGATGAATTATGATATCAAGAATTCGTTGCTGCTCTTTTAA